Genomic segment of Fibrobacter sp.:
GGTATCGGAAGAGAGTGAATCGTCGTCGAGCACAAAAGCCTTTACCTCTTTCATCCCCGGTGTTAAATAAGAATGGCTGAACAGATTACTCTTTTTAAACTCAAATGGTTCACCATCTTCCCATGAAACAGCAAATCTTTTGATTAATCCGTTTTGATCCGTTCCGGTCAATTCATATTGAACCGTATCCATGTACCAGACTGAATCTGGAAAACTGTGTTTGATTGAAGGTTTTCCGGAAAGTACAAGAATTGAAAATGTAACAGTATCGGATACCTGTTCCTCATCATCTACTACGTACACGCGTACATTTTTCAGTCCTTCAGTACTGAAACTGTGATTGAAAGTAGAATCTTCAGAATATTGGAACGATCCCTCTTCCCATTGGATATAATAGCCGGAAATATCCCCGTTGACATCGAAGGCTGTGATGTGGTATGTGGTATCATCATATATCCAGCATGTGTCCGGTTTGACAGATTCCACAACCGGTACCCCGGATGACACATTTATAGAATCAGAGGCAAAAACATATTCTGATTTCTGTCCATCCTCATCGATTACCGCTGCTTTAATCGCGAATTTCCCGATTTCAGAGATTTCAATATTAAAACTGGTATCTATTGATTGGTTTGCTTTTACCTGGAAGACATTATCCATCACTCCATCAATCCCGATCGCAACCTGTTTTACTACACCATTGGAATCTGCCGCTTTAACGCGGACAGTAACAGGATCCCCGACATAAACGACCTTCGGAGAGAAACTCACAGACTTGACCTGTGGACTTCCCGGGATAACCTTGATTTTTACTTCAGCAAGAACATGGGCAGTATCTCCGTTTTCACTTCTGCATCCTACTGTAATCCGGTTTACACCTGTATCACTGAAAGCTGAATCAAACAGGCCCTGATCTGTTGTGCGGTCCCAAACCCCGTCATCATCAAAATCCCAGAGATATTCTGCTACTGGAGAAGAGCCGTCTCCGTCAACAGCCGGAACAAGAATCTTCACAGTATCTTTTATATAGACTGTTGTATCAATCAAGGGACGAATAAAATACGGTCCATCAGCATATACATCAACGTAAATTGAGGCTGTATCCGATATAAACCCATCATTGTCAACGGCCCAGGCCTTGATGACTTTTTTACCGGGGGTAAGAAATCTGACAGACCACTTCTTCACCCCTCCAGTACTGTATGCCGAGTCATCATCTGATATCCTGTAAAAAATGTCTTTTATCACACCACTGTCATTACTGTCACCTGCACGCACTGAAAGCTGCAGATCCCGACTCATAGAGATCGTCGTGTCACCAGTTATAAAAGTACAGTAAGGACGGAATTTTCTTATATAGACAGATTTCTGAATGCTGTAGGTGGAATCTGTCCCCACCAAAGCTGAAACCAGGATTGTAAACGGGGGTTGTGAATCGTTGAAAAACAGTTCAAGAGTGTTGGAACTGATACTGGTTTTGATTGAATCAAAGATACTGTCAGGAATTACATTCCAGAAATAGGAGATGCCGGTGTCTTTCAGGGCCTTTTTGCCGCGAACTGCTTCTATCTCCCACTTCGCCCATTTACCAACCATAATAGTATCAGGAAATTTTCCTGCAACAGGCTTCAGTCCGTATTCAAATGCTGAGATATTTACAAATAATGTTTCAGGATCACTCAGCATTCCATACTTGTTTGATCCCCTGAGAATTACTGTGTCAATTCCCGGATCAGTAAATGTAAATGTCAGCGCATCGATGGTGCTTATCTTCCGGTTCTGCTGCTTTATTATCCAGTGCAATGAATCACAGTCTGATTTCTGAACAGTGAAAGTAAAACTCTGTCCTGCAGGCACTGTTAAGGTCTTCAGGGGAAATGATGCCTTTGGCGGTCTGGAAAGAAACAGAATTTCCATGGTATCAGTGTTAATTGAGTTCCCCAGAGAATCTTTAACCACCGCATAAACATCCAGTGTTCCTGCCGTATCACATTTTAAGCTTAATGTTTCTTTTCCTTCTGTCCGGGCTGCGAATCTGTTACCGGCATACCATTCAACTGTCAATGCCCTGCCAGCTACAGATGAGATGCTGACAGATACTGAGCTGCCTGCGATTGCGGTTGTCTCTCCGCTGAGCCTGAACTGGTTTTTAACAATTACAGGAAGAGTGCATGTATCTTTCAGTTCGTTAGGTCTGGTACCGATCAACCGAACCGATCCTTTGAACGGCGCGGTGAACACCACTACCATCTGTGAATCATTGAATGTTTCCCGGAGAAAGGATGTATCGAAACGATTCCCGGGTTCAGTCTGAAAATCAATTGAGGCAAATGTGTCTTTGTCTGTAATGTACATAAGAGTACATGGGGCAAGAACCGGAAAGGTATCCTGTGGTGAGATCCACTGTGCCTCAATAGAATAATAGCCGTTATAGTCGCTTAGAAGAGGCGACTCTACCCTCTGGCAGATCGTAAAAAACATCAGGAATGCTGAGAAGATAAGAAAGCCTGTTTTTCTTGATTTCATCATCATCGTTTGTCTCCCGGATCTGATTTTTTGTTTGAGAGGACTTTAAAGACTACAGCCGGTGCTAAAGTTATTCCGGCTCCGATATAACAACCTTTGGAAATATTGTAAAGCACAGTAGCTCTGTTGCTGTACCCCTGAGCCTCAGCATGAGTGCTGCTTACCTTAACCTTCTGATCAACAGAATACCCTGCAACAGTAAAAATCACACCTGCTGCAGCCAAAACCGCGGTCTGACCAAAAAACCAGTTCGAACCTGTTCTGTATCCTTTCTGCTCCATTCGCCTTACCCATGGTTTAGGGCAAATAAGAGTAAACGGAGTGTCGGGAAATACTTGTGCCGATAAATCTGAATACTTTACAGAAACATTCCCCGGATCTGAAAAGGTAACGTTTTCTATAACCATCGAATCACAGATTCCCTCCGAGGAAATGCCGGTTTCTGAACCTGAAATTTTAACGTTTTTAAGAGTAAGCTTTCCTGTTTTTCCTACTTTGATACCTTTCCAGAGGATCCGTGTGGTCCTTGGAGCAATGTACATTTCATTGATATCAATTATCGAAAGAAGAGCGGGAGATTCGGTTGTACCGGTGATTTCCACAGCACCTTCAATAAGCATCGATGCACCGGGTTCAAAGAATATCTTTATCCCCTGTGGAACTTTCAGACCTGTTCCCTGTGGAACAACCACTTTATTAAGCACGATCCAGGTCTGACTTCTGATACCCGACAGTGAGCGCAATGTGTCTGGTAAAACAGAATATAGCTTTTTATCATAGTGCTGTGTCACCAGTATTTTTCGATCAATAATCTCTGGTTCCACGCTCTGCCATTTGTCAGCATCCTGCCCATTTACCTGTGTTGAATAATTCAGGATAAATGATATAAATAGAAATATAAATCCGGAGAATAGTTTTTTTACGCTCATTCTAAAAAGTTCTTCTGGAATAGGAGTAATTCTCATTTTCAAGGCTGAGTAGTGAAATTATATTAATTAACCTTAGAGAACAAGGAATTTGCATTGATTGATAAAGAATCTGATCAGGGAAAAAGCCTCCTGAACACCGGAATATCCGACACATCATCTCTGCCCCGGCTCGGTGAAATAATCGGTAACTGCAGAATCACCTCCATTCTGGGTGAAGGCGGTATCGGGATCGTCTATAAGGGTTTTGAAGTCGACATCGAGATGGAACGCGCAATCAAGGTGCTCAAACCCGGTGCTGACGAGATCCTGAGGAAGCAGTTTGAGGTGGAGGCAAAGGTAACCGCCAGACTCGATCATCCAAACATCATCAAAGTCCATGGCGGAGGTATCTGGGACGGCAGATTACCGTTTATTCAGATGGAATACATCGACGGAAAATCTCTCAGGGCAATTCTCAATGAATATCCCTCGCTTCCTCCTGCTGTATGCCTTTCTATAATTTCCGTGATCGCCTCAGCCCTTGATTATGCATACGGAAAATCCTTCTCCATCTGGGGCAATTCCTCGGAAAAACTGGTTCATCTTGACCTTAAGCCGGAAAATCTCCTTCTGACCGGGGATGGAATTCTGAAAGTGATGGACTTCGGACTGGCACAGCTTGGAGAGGAGCGATACAGGCTCGATTATGGTACTCCGTATTACATGAGTCCGGAACAGCACGACCAGCAGAAGGTAGACTGCAGAAGCGATATCTATACCCTGGGTATTATTCTTTACGAGATGCTATGCGGAGTAAGACCATTCAAAGGTGAACTGGAATCGATGATCTCCTCAAAGATGTCCGGTGAAATGACTCCAATCAGCGAACTGGCCGGTGGATTGCCTGAAAAAGTCTATAAGATTGTTGATAAATGCCTGATGTTTGACAGGGAAAACAGGTACGATACACATGAATCTCTTCGTCGTGACATAGACAGTGCGCTTTCCGAAATTGCCTTTCTTTCCCCTCAGGAACTGATCAGAAGGTTTATGGATAACCCGGATGACTTCGATGCTACAATCTGCATCCCCACAATAAATCTTCCACAGCATCCTGTACACAGGTACATTCCAGTATCTCTGGCAGTAATAGCTCTGATAGCTGTCGGGTATTTTGCTTTTCGATTTTTCCACTCTCCGGAAAGTAAACAAGATGAGTCTGCGGCTCTGATCGGAAAAATGAGTGACAGCGCGACAGTATCAGTGATAGATTCAATCGAGCCGCCACTGAAGGAAGTCAGTCAAAAGACTAAAGCAGCCATCCCGGCAATAAAGACCAGTTTACCATCTGTGAACCAGGAACAGCCCAGGTCTGTTCTTCAGGAGGCAATTGACGCATTTAAGGAGAAAAACTATACGGCTGTGATAGTGAGTATCAACTCCACAGGGCTCGATAATCTGACCGGGGCTACACGGGACAGTGCAGTAGTGCTCCTGGCAGATGCCTTCTATCATGCCAGATATATCCGTGAAATAATCGAATTGAGCAGCAAATACGATGTAAATGATGTACGTTTCTACTCTGATGTCTCCCTTGCTTATGAATTAGCGCCTGATTTCAGCACTGCGGCACACTACATGGAAAAAGCGATTCTTGCGCCTTCTATAATATGGAGACAGCCCAGGGCAGAGATTCTGTTAAGAAGGGCACAGTTTTACAAACGTCGCTTTGAGGCGTTACAGGATGAAACAAGCAGGGCCAGCATGATCGAAGCGTACAGCAGATTCCTGAATGAGGGATGTCAGCGACCAGGGAAAGAATGTAATGAGGCAAAGGCTTTTCTGGAAGCTTTAAGGAGTTGAATCAAGTACCTCTATTCCTTTTTTTGTAATAACCCTCATATCCCCTCTTCTCTCAGTCACTCCTTCCTTGTCGTAAATTGATAACAGGAGAAGACAGAGCTTGCGGTTTGCACTTATCAGATCTCTGAATGCAGCCACAGTGAGACCTTCCGGGGTCTCTTTAAGTTTGCGCAACAGAGTAATCCGTGAGGAATCTACAATCGAGGAGTGGATAAGATCCGATTCCGCTTTATATAATAAACCGGCTGAAATCAGATGTTGAATAATCTGTCTGAGCAGATGATTATCCAGACCATTTCTCCTGGCATGCAGCTCGAGTTCCGAAAGAAGAGGCGTTTTCAGACCACAGTCTTTAAAGAATCTCTCTACAATATCGATCTCCCGGACATAAAGCCCTGATGCTGCATGATGACCATGAAGGCTCCACCGATGTCCCTCTTTTCTTAATTTCTTCTGGTTAACCATCCGCGCCAGAATTGCCCCAAGAATATCTTTCCCATCCTGGCCTTGACAAACAGGGAGTATCCCCTGGAGTTCCTCAAGAGCAGGTCCTGAGGAAGCGAGCGGGTTCTTTTTGTGATAATCAGCAATTCCCCTGATAATCCTGCTGCAGGTACTATCGAGATCAGCTTCGTCAATCAGATAGAGATCTTTTTCCCCCTGAAGACGGATAACACATGAGAGTTCAGTTGAAACAATCTCTGCGGAAGAGATATTCAACCGCTCCACAAGAGATTTCAGAGAGATTCCACCCGGGTTTTTCTTCACTTCAGAAGTAATCAGTTCCGGTAATTTCCCGGTTGAAAGTTTCTTCAATCTCTCAATCAGTTGTGAAGAACGTCTTCTGTGATGAAGCGGCGAGGCATCGATTATCTCTCCTCCGCCCAGAGTAGTATCACACGATGAACTACGCAGCACAAAACGATCCCCGATCTGAGCAGTACAGGGTTCTTCAAGATGAATCTGGACTATAGCACATTCCCCCGCACGAATCGATTGCTTATCAAGAAGATGAATTCTGGCCTGTGACTCGAAAGTCCCCAGGAGAAAAACGGCTCGTGACCACAACTTGAGAGTTTTCCCAGATTCAAAAAGGTTGAAGTTTGCATCCAGAAGCATTGATGAGCGCAGAAGACGGTCAGAAACCAGCATGCCTCTGGCAGTCTCCTCACGGGATACACCTGAAAGATTCAGTGATGCCCTGTCACCGGCAGTCACCTCCTCCACTTCATTGCCATAGCGCTCCAATCGCCGCAGTTTCAGTTCCCTGCCCCGGGGAAGAAGGTATACCGTGGAGCCAGCCTTCACAGTGCCGCCAATAACTGAACCGGTAGCCACAGTGCCGTATCCACTGACACTGAACACCCGGTCTATGAACATCCTGAAAACCTCACTACCGGCACGTACTCTGACTTCCGAAGCCGCTCTTGCTATGGCACCTTTCAGCTCATCAATACCTTCGCCGGTTTTTGAGGAGACCTTTACAATGGGTGCATTCTCCAGAAATGTACCTTTGACCAGTTCACGAATTTCAGTCTCTGCCATATCGGAAACTTCAGGATCAGCCAGATCGATCCTGGAGATCACAATGATACCGCTGCGCACTCCCAGTATCTGCATTATTCTCAGATGCTCCCTGGTCTGGGGCATCACTCCACTGTCTGCTGCGACAAGGAGAAGTGCTATATCGATTCCGCTTGCCCCGGCCACCATCGTATGCACAAAATCCCTGTGCCCCGGAACATCGACTATGCCAATTGTATCACCTGATGGAAGCTTAAGGGATGTAAACCCCAGGTTTATGGTAATCCCCCGGCGTTTCTCCTCTTTGTGAGTATCGCATTCAATTCCGGTAAGTGCTTTAACAAGAGCAGTTTTTCCGTGATCAACGTGCCCGGCAGTACCCAGGATGAGATGTTTCATTGAAGCGCGCCTCTCACACAGTCAACTGTCGCCTCGACAATGACCGGCAGATCTTTACCTGACAGGGCAAAAACATCGAAAACTATCCGCCCCTCCCTCAGGATACCAAGCACAGGCAGATCCCTTTTCAGCAGATTATGGAATACCGATTCGGCGAAAGCCTCTCTGTCCTTAACAGGTGAGATAAGCGTCACTGCGTAGCTGGGGATCTTCAGGTCAGGAAGAGTACCGCCTCCGCATTGACCTGTGCTCTCTGAGATTTCGGAGGCAATCTGTCTTTTTGCCAGCTCATCTTTTAAAGTAACTGCGATTTCCCGTTTTTCTTCATCTTTACGATGCAGGAAATAGAACACAGGGTTGTTTTCGACAAGGCTTTTATCACTGAGATAACTTCTGCAGGCTTGAGAGAGTGCTGCTATTGTAAGTTTCCCCACACGCAAAGCTCTCATCAGAGGGGCACGTGAAAGTGCAGAAACAAGCTCCCTTCGCCCGGCAATTATACCGGCCTGCGGTCCTCCCAGCAGCTTGTCACCTGAAAACATGACAAGTTCAGCACCGTCATTGATAGCGCTCTGCACATTTGGCTCATTTTCAAAGCCCTTGAGGTCAGGTTTGCGAAGCAGTCCTGAACCAATATCGTAGAAAAGTGGAATCTGATACGATCGGGCAAGAATGGAAAGCTCCCTCACCGATACTTCCTCTGTAAAGCCCTCGATCGTATAGTTCGACTTGTGAGCCTTGAATATGGCCGCGGTGGCCGGATTTATCGCCTGTTCATAATCTGAAAGCCGGGTGCGGTTTGTAGTCCCCACCTCGATCATCTTTGCCCCTGAGGCAGCCATTATTTCCGGAATCCTGAATGCCCCTCCGATTTCAATCAATTCCCCTCTGGAAATAATCACCTCTTTACCGGAAGCAAAAGTACTGAGGGCAAGAATTATTCCTGCGGCGTTGTTATTTACAATTATTATACCTTCGGCACCGGTAAGATAGGTCAGGAACTCGGAAAGATGTTCTGTACGATGGCCTCTGGAGGCGCTCTGAAGGTCGAATTCCAGATTGGAGTACCCGCTTATCACCGGTATCATTCCTTCCACTACTGCATCACCAAGGGGTGCCCGGCCAAGATTTGTATGAAGCAGAATTCCTGTGGCGTTAATTACAGGTTTCAGTGAGGGTTCACAGATAGCTTTTACAATATCACCGGCTGAGTGCGAGATGCCTTCGGGCGATAGATCTATCTTATTCTCCCCGGCTTCCATAGAGATTCTTGCGTTCTGCAGTGCCCGGCGGACAGCATAAGTCACAATTGCACGACCGTGGCGCTCAATAAGCTCCTCTGAAATTCCGGTATGAAGTACTTTGTCAACACTTGGCAACTGTCGGAAGTTCTTTTCTGGATTCATTTGGATATTTCTCTTGAGGTATTTTGGCGGAGAGAGCAGGAATCGAACCTGCCACAGACGGTGTTATCCGCCCGCTACTGGTTTTGAAGACCAGCCGGAACACCAGTTCCAACCTCTCTATTTAAAAAAATAAGTTATTTCAGCAGTGTCCGGTTACTTAACTGAATCATTAAATCTACCGCCCACTGCTGAAGTTCTTTATATACGGAGGGAAGATGATTTTATTACATGTCCCAGCCAGCACCTGAATTCTACTTGAAATCAAAATTAATTATATCCATACCCCGCCTGCATATCTCAATCCCGTAATCTGTCCAGATACCCTGTCCCCAGTACCTGTAACAACTGGTCTGAGATGAAAGCAGATGGAAGAGTGCGTTTCTGTACCTGTGTTCTCTTGTATCAGGGTTTCTGCTCAGGACCTTCTGGTTGAAAAGAGAACTGAGCTTGAGCATCGGATCAAGCACGTTTTCATACCCATTTACCCACGAAATATTGTTGGTCCAGCTTCCGCCATCCATGTGAAAACGATGATCTTCCTTCTTGAGAGTCTCAATAGTTTTAGCAAGTTTGTCCGGGCCGGTACCAGGAGTGAACCTATCCCAAATTGCTTTTTGGAAAATCGGCTGTACAACCGGGAAATCAGACTCTTTGATTCCAAGAGCGAAGAGATGTTCGAGGTATTCTGTGACATTCATAAGTACGGTTTCGGAGCCGTTGCATTCGTTTACAACCTCAGCATACTTCGCCGGGAACTCATTCATCATAACCCCGCCATTTTCTCCATCCGCAATCTGAGTCACCAAAGGCGGCACCTGTTTTCCCGCAAGTTCCCACCTGTTAAGCGACTTGGCCTCATAGTATGGCTGCATCTGAGCGACCAGTTTAGTATCACTTCCCTGAGTCTTTATAATCGCAATTATGGATACCTCATCACCTTCGGAATTCCTGCAGACAAGTCTGTGAGGAAGATGCTTCAACTGCGGTCCATAGCCATCAAGCGGATTCTCAATTGTATGCTCCTGCACAAGAAGCCATTTATATCCGCACTCCCTGAGTGTCTTGACAAATTCATAGGCGACATCAGGGTGGTTTGGAAGAGCCATCTCTGAAGGAGAAAATCCTCGTACCCTCTCAAGTGCCTCAGGTCCAAACATCGCTGCAAAATGATGCTGCCATGCAAGAACGTGAAGCTTGTAATCCTGAACTGGCGTCGACGGGGCAACAGCATGCCCCCAGGGAGCACCCAGCCACTCCACATAATTGCGGTAATTGTGATCCATTGTAATTCTCTTAAGATTATCGATCACATCACCAAGCCCCATCTGCTGAAAACCCCACAGAAGTGTCCCGGAATACTCAAGCATAACCCTGGGTTGTTTTCCCTCTCCCACATACTGGGGAATAAAATCACCCATCCGCTTATAACACCACTGGAACACTGGAGCATTATGATTGTCTCCTATCCCCTGGTTGTTCATCATGTGCTGAAGATTACTGATAATAGCAGCGGTTCTGAGATCCCCTCCCCCGGCAGGAATAAGAGGCTGGTGCATGTGAAGAGCGATGGCACAGGCACTCTTTATACGCTGAAAAGAAATTCTGCTGTCATTAAGGAACACTGGTTTATCGGCTGCTGAGTTGACCAGTTCCTTCAGATTACCCTCCAGCCCACAAATATTGGGCAATCCATCTATCTGATCAGGAAAATTTCCTATCGGTTTCATTCCATACCCCTTGAATTGTTAATAATTTTAAATTGATGGGAACAGCCTGCCGGCGTCTCAGGAAACCAGCAGGTTTTGAAGAAAAATTATAACATCATAGCAGTTGTAATTTCAGTAACAAAATAAGACTTCTGTATCTGATTACAAATGTAACTGTCTCTCAGGCATGACTTTCCAACGGCTGCATTTTCTCCATATCCTTCATCAAGCCCTCTGCTTCATCCAGGTCCTGATGACACTTATAGACCCATGCTTCACCCCAGAAAAAATTACAGCTTGTCTGCGCCCTCAGGATATGCCAGTAGATTTCATTTGCAGCCTCCGGAGATAAGCTTGCCTTTAAATCATGATATCGACCACTTACCTCCGCTACTCGCTTTAGAGCATCTTTTTGCGCCTGAGAACCAGTCCACTGCACAAAATCTTTCCCATTGTGCCACCCTGTGTTCCAGGCAGCGGTCTTTACATTAACCCTCTTTGACGCTCCGAATTGGTTGAGGTAATCATTGATGAATACCGGAGAGATCGGTGAAGTGCCGTTTTTCACATTTTCCAGCAGATCCATATAGAAGTAATTCCAGAAATTACTCTGTTTATTGGTGTTTCTAAACCATCCTCCGTTGTCACCATCAGTACAGGTAGTCACCAGAGGAGGAAAATCACACCATTTTGTCCGCTCCTTTACCTCTTTTTCAAACCAGCCCAGATCCATTCCCGAAAGCTGCGCATCAGAAAGCTCTCTATCCCTTACTATTACAATGATTTCATCATCACCATATCTGGCAAAATGAGGACGGTAGCGGGTCTCCTGCCACGACATCTCATCAAGCGGCTCCACATTCTCACTATCTACAAAAACATACCTGTATCCAAGTCTGCGCAGCATGGGAATCATCTCCATGCAAAATCCCATTTCAGGAGGCCAGAATCCAGGAAATTCCAGTCGCCAGAAAAGATGACGGGCGATACCCTGCCAGCGAATGCAGTGTTCCTCTCTGTCCTGTGAAGGAACAAGAGGCAAAACAGGATGATAATAACCGGTCCCCAGGATTTCGATGATTCTGGTGTTCTGATAATGCCAAAGCATCTTTCCACATTTCACCACACCATAAACCCTGCTCTGAAAACCCGGTGAGGAGAGGGTTTCCAGGAGAGTGCCGGAGAGTGAGAGATGGACTCTGGCAATCTCCTCATAGTTCCATAATGTCCTTGGAACCCTGTCCAGTGTCCACAGTATTTCCTTTGCTTCCCACTCGTTTTCTGCAAGCAATCCTTCCAGATTCTCTGATGGCTGGTGAAAATTCAATACTAAAGCGTGATGAATCTTATCAGGCATCATGCCCCCCTATAATCATGAATGCAAAACTTTTTACCAGTCTGTAAGAATCGAAATGTGAGAAAAATGAGAAGAAGAAGCTCCGGATTGTCATCCTGTATTTAAATACAATATACCTCTCTGAAAATCAAGCACTCTGTACATTATTTAGGGTTAAATTCTGATTCACCTCACAGGTGAATCGGTGACTTAAAGGCTTAAGTCAATGTTTCATCTCAGAGGTAATTTGATGAAAACCGATCCCAGCCCCAGACAACCTGAATACTGGAACGAAGAATGCTTGTAAATATTCCAGCCTTAATTATCCCGGATTGTGAAAATTCCTTGATTTCATACAAAAAAAGATATTAATTATTCTTATTTGTATCTGAATTGTCTGCACTTAAACCATAGAGAAAAAGACACAGAGTCTGATATGTTCCATACCTGTATTGTCCTGTTTAAAAGCAGTTATCATTGACAGTAATCAATTCATTACCCTTTCAGATCTTCTGAAAACAGGAATAAATAACTTGCAAACAAAAAACATAAATGATAGAATGATAATTTATAAAAATCTTTAAGAAGGGCTTAATGGGAAAGAGATTGGAAATAGTTATTGTTGATGATGAAGTTCAGATCACTGAGCTGTTGAAGACTTTTGTGCAGTGTGCGACTACAAACAGCAATATCCATACTTTTAACGATTCCATGGAAGCCAAGTATTTTCTTTCAAAAAACAAGATAGATGTCCTGATTACCGACTACAAAATGCCCAAATGCAATGGAATCCAGTTAATGGAGGGATTGGGACCAGATGTTAAGAAAATCCTGATTTCAGGTTATGTGACTGAAATTGCAGAAGAAAAACTTCAGGCAATGGATGCTGTTTTTTTCGAAAAACCTGTTCCAATGAAAGCACTGGGCCAAATCGTACACGAACAGGAACAAAGAATTTCCTGACAATCTCCGCTCAAACTCTGTTCTGCAATCCACGGATTCTGTCAAATGTAACAGATTCTCTGGAGGAATGTAAATTTTAAGAGCTGAATCAATAATTTACATCTCAGTATTTTCCCCTGATATGAGGAGGTATTCACTTGGAGGCAATCCTGACCTATATCACTACCAAAGACAAACAACAGGCCCGTCTCATAGGCAAAACTCTTGTAGAGGAGCGGCTCGCTGCTTGTGTCAATATTATCGACGGGATGCAATCAATTTATTGGTGGGAAGGTGCCATAAGCGAGGACAATGAGGCAATCCTTATCGCCAAAACAAGAAACAGTCTTCTTGAGAAACTGACCAACAGAGTAAAATCACTCCATACTTACACCTGCCCCTGTATAATTGCCATTCCAATCTCCGGAGGAAACAGGGATTACCTAGGGTGGATAAAAGAGACCACTGATTAACCTGATCAATCTGAAATAGTCTTGAACTGTGGTTCCTGTGATTAAGATGATTGGGATGATTTCTGGATGGATTCCTGCTTGCGCCAGGAAGGACGTGAGGGAAAATGTTCTGTTGTAAATAGTGCCTGTCACCTCCAGGTGTCATGTCTGTGAAAACAGGCATCCAGGCCAAGACCACTGATTAACCTGATTGTCCTGATCAATCTGAAACAGTCTTGAACTGTTATTCCTACTCATTTGTCCTTCTCTCCTCTCCGCACCTCTGCGTGAAAATCAATAAGACAATCAGAGAAAAGATTTGTTTTCCATAATCGTATTCACCATTCGATTCCGACCAAACCCGATCCAGACGACATACAATGGTCATTTAGAATACAATTTACCCTTTAGTCAACTGAAATAAATACTGCTGAATATGAAACAAATAAATATGAAGAAATTGATTCCTGCTTTTATTATCA
This window contains:
- a CDS encoding glycoside hydrolase family 57 is translated as MMPDKIHHALVLNFHQPSENLEGLLAENEWEAKEILWTLDRVPRTLWNYEEIARVHLSLSGTLLETLSSPGFQSRVYGVVKCGKMLWHYQNTRIIEILGTGYYHPVLPLVPSQDREEHCIRWQGIARHLFWRLEFPGFWPPEMGFCMEMIPMLRRLGYRYVFVDSENVEPLDEMSWQETRYRPHFARYGDDEIIVIVRDRELSDAQLSGMDLGWFEKEVKERTKWCDFPPLVTTCTDGDNGGWFRNTNKQSNFWNYFYMDLLENVKNGTSPISPVFINDYLNQFGASKRVNVKTAAWNTGWHNGKDFVQWTGSQAQKDALKRVAEVSGRYHDLKASLSPEAANEIYWHILRAQTSCNFFWGEAWVYKCHQDLDEAEGLMKDMEKMQPLESHA
- a CDS encoding response regulator → MGKRLEIVIVDDEVQITELLKTFVQCATTNSNIHTFNDSMEAKYFLSKNKIDVLITDYKMPKCNGIQLMEGLGPDVKKILISGYVTEIAEEKLQAMDAVFFEKPVPMKALGQIVHEQEQRIS
- a CDS encoding divalent-cation tolerance protein CutA, which produces MEAILTYITTKDKQQARLIGKTLVEERLAACVNIIDGMQSIYWWEGAISEDNEAILIAKTRNSLLEKLTNRVKSLHTYTCPCIIAIPISGGNRDYLGWIKETTD